DNA from Castellaniella sp. MT123:
GGACGTGTCGTGCCAGGCCTTGTGTGCGAAGTGGGTGTCGGTGGACACGGAATAGACTTCCACGCCCAGCTTCTGGAATTCGGCGTAATGATCCGCGAGGTCTTCGAGTTCGGTCGGGCACACGAAGGTGAAGTCGGCCGGGTAGAAAACGAACACCGACCACTTGCCAGCCACAGTCTGCTCGCTGACTTCGACGAACTTACCGTTATGGTAGGCGTTGGCTTTGAAGGGCTTGATCGTGGTGTTGATCAGGGACATGAGTGCTCCTTGTTCAGTGGTTGGAGAAGTGGCCTCAGTGGCAACTGAACCCAGTGTAGGCAATTCCCATAAATTAGTAAAATTGATAGTTTTTATATTATAGATTGAAAATAACTATCAATGACCAGGCTGCTTGATCCAGATCAGGATCGAACCGACAAAATCGCCACCTCGTGCACCATTCGCATAGTGCAAAGATTAAATATGTCATCTGCTCCAGCTACTATCCAGAGTCGCCGAGAAAAGACCATAAGTTATTGATAAATAACAATTGTTTTAGTCTTCAACCATCTGGAGCGCCGCATGCGCAAGAACCTTCCCGTCACGCCGCACGAATACGATTTCCCCGATCACGAAACCTTGCTGTCGGCCACCGATGTCAAAGGGCGGATCACCTACGCCAATGCCGCTTTCGTGCGCATCAGCGGCTTCGAGTATGGCGAACTGCTGGGCAAGGCGCACAACATCGTGCGCCACCCTGACGTGCCGCCCGAGGCCTTTCAGGATCTATGGGACACGCTGAAACTGGGCAGATCCTGGACTGCGGTTCTGAAGAACCGCCGCAAAAACGGGGATTCCTACTGGGTCCGGGCCAACGTAACGCCCGTGTATCATCAAAGCACGCTCAGCGGTTATGTCTCGGTGCGCACCAAGCCCAGCCGGGCCGAAATCGAGGCCAGCGAACGCGTGTTTGAGGATTTCCGCCATCAGCGCCAAAAGGTCCGATTTCATCATGGGCTGCTGTTTGACACCGGCTGGCGGCGCTGGCGCAATGTCTTCCGGACCGTGTCCCTGCGCCAACGGCTGGCACTGACGCTCAGCGGGCTGTGGGGTCTCTGGTCCCTGACTATCTGGCAGGCGGGCCTGACGGATCAGGCACTCCTGGCCGCCAGTGTGGCCGGACTTGGCCTGAGCGGGATCGCCGGTCTTGCACTCGAACGCCGTCTGATCCACCCCTTGCACGCCATTCAGCGCCAGGCGATCCAGGCCGCCAGCGGCCAGGCAGTGGACGACTGGCGCCTGACCCGGCTGGACGAAGTAGCCTCGATCCAGAAGGCCGTGAAGCAATGCAGTCTGAACTTGAGGTCCTTCACTGATGACGTCCAGAACCAGCTGGTGGGGCTGCGCCACGCCTCGACGGAAATCGCCCAGGGCAGCCAGCACCTCAGCATCCAGACGGAGTCCGCCGCCAACCGCCTGAACGAAACGGCAGCCGACATGGAACGGCTGACCGGCCTGGTCGAAGACAATACCGGACACGCCCAACATGCCGTCGGACTTGCCCAGGCCTCCAGCGAATCCGCCACTCGCGCCGCGCAAGTCGTACGCGAGGCCGCTGCCCAAATCGAGCAGATGGACGCCGCCAGCAAACGCATCGGGGATATCGTCGGGGTCATCGACTCCATCGCATTCCAGACCAATATCCTGGCCCTCAATGCCGCCGTCGAGGCCGCCCGGGCCGGCGAGCAGGGCCGAGGCTTCGCGGTCGTGGCGGGAGAGGTCCGTGCCCTGGCACAGCGTAGCGCCAGCGCCGCCAAGGAAATCGGCGGTCTGATCCAGGATGTGGTGCACATCGCCCAGGGCGGAGTATCCCGGACGCGGGAAGCAGCCGAGGCCATGCGTGACGTCCTGACCCAGAATACCCAGGTCAGCGAACTGATCCGGCGCATCCACGAGGCGGGCTCCGCCCAGGCCAACGACCTGCAGCGCATCCAGCAGACCTTCGCACAGCTGGGCGACCTGACACAAGGCAATGCCGCGATGGCCGAGCAATCTTCCATGGCTGTGCTGACCATGAATGCCCAGACGCACAATCTGTCGCAGGCGGCGGAGGTCTTCCGCGAGAAGATGACGCACACCGTCGAACCCGCACGATCAAGGCTGACGCCCCCACCCACCCAGCTGACGCTTCAGGCCAGCCAGGGGTGAGACGCCAGCCAGCGCCCCAACTCATTGTCATTGGCGACCGCCAACTTGTCGAAGATACTGGCGCGATGGGTCTCAACCGAGCGCGGGCTGCACGGAGGAACCAGCAGCCGGGCGATTTCCTTGTTGGGCTGCCCCAGGCCGACCCAATGGGCAACCTCGCGTTCGCGTGGTGTCAGTTCGCCCCAGCGCCGTAGGGCCTCGCTGCGGGCGCGGGCTTCGGCCAACGCAGCGGGCAATTTTTCCAGCAACTGCTGAGTATCGGGTTTGACCACCCAGTCATGAGCGCCCAGCCGCACGGCCTCCAGCGCCGTGGGAATATCGCCATGACCGGACAGGAACAGGCTGACCAGTGGGCTGTGCGCGTGACGCAGACGATCCAGCACTTCCAGCCCGCTGATCCCGCCCAGTCGCAGATCCAGGATCACGCAACCTGGCCGGCGCATGTCCACCGAGGCCAGGAATTCCTCTCCGGAACCAAACGACTGGACCGGCACCCCCTGGGAAAACAGCAGCATCAGCAGAGAGCGACGCAGCGCTTCGTCATCGTCCACGACATACAGGGTCAGCGGAATGTCTTTCATGGATTGATCGGCAATGTGAACGTGAAGGCGGCGCCGCCCGCCAGACGATTGGCGACCCACAGGCGGCCGCTGTGAGCCTCGATGATGGTGCGGCAGATCTTCAGGCCCAGCCCCAGACCATCCGGCCGGGTGCTGAAAAATGGCAGAAAAATTTGCTCCATCCGGTCGGCGGGGATCCCAGGTCCCTGATCGGCCACCCGGATTTCCACCACCCCGCCTTCCCGATGCGAGCTCAGTTCGATGCGTCGCCTGGAAGGTGGCGTCTCACGCATCGCCTGGACCGCATTCTGGATCAGATTGACCAGAACTT
Protein-coding regions in this window:
- a CDS encoding methyl-accepting chemotaxis protein; translated protein: MRKNLPVTPHEYDFPDHETLLSATDVKGRITYANAAFVRISGFEYGELLGKAHNIVRHPDVPPEAFQDLWDTLKLGRSWTAVLKNRRKNGDSYWVRANVTPVYHQSTLSGYVSVRTKPSRAEIEASERVFEDFRHQRQKVRFHHGLLFDTGWRRWRNVFRTVSLRQRLALTLSGLWGLWSLTIWQAGLTDQALLAASVAGLGLSGIAGLALERRLIHPLHAIQRQAIQAASGQAVDDWRLTRLDEVASIQKAVKQCSLNLRSFTDDVQNQLVGLRHASTEIAQGSQHLSIQTESAANRLNETAADMERLTGLVEDNTGHAQHAVGLAQASSESATRAAQVVREAAAQIEQMDAASKRIGDIVGVIDSIAFQTNILALNAAVEAARAGEQGRGFAVVAGEVRALAQRSASAAKEIGGLIQDVVHIAQGGVSRTREAAEAMRDVLTQNTQVSELIRRIHEAGSAQANDLQRIQQTFAQLGDLTQGNAAMAEQSSMAVLTMNAQTHNLSQAAEVFREKMTHTVEPARSRLTPPPTQLTLQASQG
- a CDS encoding response regulator, whose protein sequence is MKDIPLTLYVVDDDEALRRSLLMLLFSQGVPVQSFGSGEEFLASVDMRRPGCVILDLRLGGISGLEVLDRLRHAHSPLVSLFLSGHGDIPTALEAVRLGAHDWVVKPDTQQLLEKLPAALAEARARSEALRRWGELTPREREVAHWVGLGQPNKEIARLLVPPCSPRSVETHRASIFDKLAVANDNELGRWLASHPWLA